From a region of the Teredinibacter turnerae genome:
- the nadA gene encoding quinolinate synthase NadA, giving the protein MSDHNLTAKQVVNSYLDTALATPHKTPANSDELVQRIKERLQQHGAALVAHYYTAPEIQALAEATGGMVADSLEMARFGRDHSAQTLIVAGVKFMGETAKILSPEKRVFMPTLEATCSLDLGCPADEFSAFCDQHPDRTVVVYANTSAAVKARADWVVTSAIALDVVDYLDSQGEKILWAPDKYLGSYVQKQTGADVLLWDGSCIVHEEFKARGILDLKKVHPDAAVLVHPESPESVVELADAVGSTSQLIAATQRLPNKEFIVATDQGIFYKMQQASPDKVLHIAPTGGNGATCRSCANCPWMAMNELENLAQLLDNLEAASANCEIHVEPGLAEQAMKPLQRMLDFSAKR; this is encoded by the coding sequence ATGTCTGATCACAATCTCACTGCAAAACAAGTCGTTAATTCCTACCTGGACACCGCTCTGGCGACGCCGCATAAAACGCCCGCCAATAGCGATGAGCTAGTTCAACGCATTAAAGAACGTTTACAGCAGCACGGCGCGGCGCTGGTCGCCCACTATTACACGGCACCGGAAATTCAGGCGCTGGCTGAGGCGACCGGGGGAATGGTGGCGGATTCTTTGGAAATGGCCCGCTTCGGCAGAGATCACTCGGCGCAAACGCTGATTGTTGCCGGGGTGAAGTTTATGGGCGAAACAGCAAAGATTCTGTCTCCAGAAAAGCGTGTATTTATGCCTACGCTCGAGGCCACCTGTTCACTGGACCTGGGTTGTCCTGCGGATGAGTTTTCCGCGTTTTGCGATCAGCACCCGGACCGCACAGTCGTTGTGTACGCCAATACATCCGCTGCGGTCAAAGCGCGTGCAGATTGGGTGGTGACTTCAGCCATTGCCCTGGATGTCGTCGATTATCTGGACAGCCAGGGCGAGAAAATACTGTGGGCGCCAGATAAATACCTTGGCAGCTATGTGCAAAAGCAGACCGGTGCGGATGTATTGCTCTGGGATGGTTCCTGTATTGTGCATGAGGAGTTCAAAGCGCGCGGCATTCTGGACCTGAAAAAGGTGCACCCGGACGCTGCCGTGCTGGTACACCCGGAATCACCTGAATCCGTGGTCGAGCTCGCGGACGCTGTTGGTTCCACCAGTCAGTTGATCGCCGCGACGCAGCGCCTGCCGAACAAAGAATTTATCGTGGCGACTGACCAAGGCATTTTCTACAAAATGCAGCAGGCCAGCCCGGACAAAGTTCTGCATATTGCGCCAACGGGCGGAAATGGTGCCACCTGTCGCAGTTGTGCTAACTGCCCCTGGATGGCCATGAATGAACTGGAAAACCTGGCGCAGCTTCTGGACAACCTCGAGGCAGCCAGCGCCAACTGTGAGATCCATGTGGAGCCAGGCTTGGCCGAACAAGCGATGAAGCCTCTCCAGCGTATGCTGGACTTTTCTGCGAAGCGCTAG
- a CDS encoding YebC/PmpR family DNA-binding transcriptional regulator produces the protein MGRTYENRKASMAKTGAMKTKLYSRYGKEIYVCAKNGGAEVDSNLSLRRLIEKAKKEQVPSHVIDKALDKARGGGGEDFVTVRFEGFGPGNCMVIVDCLTDNNNRTFGDVRTCFNKGKAKLGGQGAVAHMFDHRAIFSFAYDDEERVLEALMEEDVDVADIENDDGIITVIAPQTEFFKTKTALTNAFGDVNFEVEEITFVPQTYAEIEGDDKEQMEKFLDLLNDCDDVQEVYHNAIM, from the coding sequence ATGGGACGTACATACGAAAACCGCAAAGCATCCATGGCCAAAACCGGGGCCATGAAAACCAAACTCTACTCCCGTTACGGTAAAGAAATTTACGTTTGCGCAAAAAATGGCGGCGCTGAGGTGGATAGCAATCTGTCCTTGCGGCGCCTGATCGAAAAGGCCAAAAAGGAACAAGTACCAAGTCACGTTATTGACAAGGCGCTCGATAAAGCGCGCGGCGGTGGCGGTGAAGATTTCGTAACGGTGCGTTTCGAAGGTTTCGGTCCAGGCAATTGTATGGTGATTGTAGACTGCCTGACCGACAATAATAATCGTACTTTTGGTGATGTGCGCACCTGTTTTAACAAGGGCAAAGCCAAGCTGGGTGGACAGGGGGCTGTGGCGCACATGTTCGATCACCGCGCTATTTTCTCTTTCGCATACGACGACGAAGAGCGTGTGCTCGAAGCGCTTATGGAAGAAGACGTGGACGTGGCCGACATTGAAAACGACGATGGCATTATTACCGTTATTGCGCCTCAAACCGAGTTCTTCAAAACCAAAACGGCGCTGACCAATGCCTTTGGTGACGTGAACTTCGAAGTGGAGGAGATTACCTTCGTGCCGCAGACCTATGCTGAGATTGAAGGTGACGACAAAGAGCAGATGGAGAAATTTCTCGATTTGCTGAATGATTGCGACGATGTGCAAGAGGTGTATCACAACGCAATAATGTGA
- a CDS encoding 2-isopropylmalate synthase, with the protein MSKPKLVIFDTTLRDGEQSPGASMTRDEKIRIAKMLEKMRVDVIEAGFAIASQGDFESVRAVAKAVKDSTVCSLARAVDADIDRAAEALKGANSARIHTFIATSPIHMKYKLKMEPDAVLAQAVHAVKRARNYTDNVEFSLEDGSRSEFDFMCKIVEAVIDAGAGTINVPDTVGYGEPGEYGAMFRHLIESVANADKAIFSTHCHNDLGLAVANSLSAVMNGVRQIECTINGLGERAGNASLEEVVMAVRTRKDIFPVETGIVTEHIVPTSRLVSSITGFPVQPNKAIVGANAFAHESGIHQDGVLKHRETYEIMRAEDVGWNANKIVLGKHSGRAAVKARFEELGITFDSQDALNQAFARFKDLADKKHEIFDEDLHTLISGKANENIEEHYLLVDMHVCSKTGEKPVAQLRLQVRGQDLDAEAEGSGPVDAVYKAIESIVNSGAEQLLYSVNAITQGADAQGEVTVRLERDGVIVNGIGSDTDIVSASAKAYLHALNLLDSGTARSHPQRDGV; encoded by the coding sequence ATGAGCAAACCTAAACTGGTGATTTTCGATACCACCCTCAGGGACGGGGAACAAAGCCCGGGTGCGTCTATGACCCGCGATGAAAAGATTCGAATTGCCAAAATGCTGGAAAAGATGCGGGTTGATGTAATCGAAGCCGGGTTTGCGATTGCCAGTCAGGGTGATTTTGAATCAGTGCGGGCGGTCGCCAAGGCAGTCAAAGATTCGACCGTGTGCAGTTTGGCGCGCGCGGTCGATGCCGATATCGACCGGGCCGCAGAGGCGCTTAAAGGCGCCAACTCTGCGCGAATCCACACGTTTATCGCCACCTCGCCAATTCACATGAAGTACAAGCTGAAGATGGAACCTGATGCAGTGCTGGCGCAGGCGGTACACGCAGTGAAGCGCGCGCGCAATTACACCGATAACGTAGAGTTCTCGCTCGAGGATGGCAGCCGTTCAGAGTTCGACTTTATGTGCAAGATCGTTGAAGCGGTGATCGATGCGGGTGCAGGCACAATCAACGTGCCTGACACTGTCGGCTATGGCGAGCCAGGTGAATACGGGGCAATGTTCCGCCATCTTATTGAGTCCGTCGCCAATGCCGATAAGGCCATCTTCTCTACCCATTGTCACAACGACCTTGGTCTCGCAGTGGCCAATTCTTTGTCCGCGGTGATGAACGGTGTGCGCCAAATAGAGTGCACGATTAACGGCCTTGGTGAACGCGCTGGAAATGCCTCGCTGGAAGAAGTGGTGATGGCGGTGCGCACACGCAAAGACATATTTCCTGTCGAAACGGGGATCGTTACAGAACACATCGTACCTACCTCCAGACTGGTATCGTCCATCACCGGTTTCCCGGTGCAACCTAACAAGGCGATTGTCGGCGCTAATGCGTTTGCCCACGAATCCGGTATTCACCAGGATGGGGTATTAAAGCATCGTGAAACCTATGAAATCATGCGTGCAGAAGATGTTGGCTGGAACGCGAATAAAATTGTTCTGGGTAAGCACTCCGGTCGCGCTGCCGTGAAGGCGCGGTTTGAAGAGCTCGGTATCACCTTCGACAGCCAGGATGCATTGAACCAGGCATTTGCGCGGTTTAAGGATCTGGCAGACAAAAAGCACGAGATCTTCGATGAGGATCTGCACACGCTGATTTCCGGCAAAGCCAACGAAAATATTGAAGAGCATTATCTGCTTGTGGATATGCATGTGTGCTCGAAAACCGGTGAGAAGCCGGTCGCGCAATTGCGACTGCAGGTGCGGGGCCAGGATCTGGACGCCGAAGCCGAAGGCAGTGGCCCGGTCGATGCCGTGTATAAGGCCATTGAAAGCATCGTCAACAGTGGTGCCGAACAGCTGCTCTACTCCGTCAATGCCATTACCCAGGGCGCGGATGCCCAGGGCGAAGTGACAGTGAGACTCGAGCGCGACGGCGTGATAGTTAACGGTATTGGATCTGACACGGATATCGTGTCGGCATCGGCGAAAGCGTACCTGCACGCACTCAACCTGTTGGACTCTGGTACTGCACGCTCCCACCCGCAGCGTGACGGGGTGTAA
- the rimI gene encoding ribosomal protein S18-alanine N-acetyltransferase — MIDDIHNGLQRRLQLSNGTACELVNFQQAHLDDIYALECEANPFPWSKRNFVDSIASSHICTGVKIGDQWIAQAVFSIASGDAEILIISVDPKWQGQGVASQLLDTMCEILEDYAAEIFLEVRESNEAAIRLYEKCGFNCLGIRPNYYPRKKGREDAHIYGKSLRIG; from the coding sequence ATGATCGACGATATCCACAATGGCCTTCAACGCCGGCTTCAGCTCAGTAATGGAACTGCGTGTGAGTTAGTCAATTTTCAGCAAGCACACCTTGACGATATATACGCGCTGGAGTGCGAAGCAAACCCGTTTCCCTGGAGCAAACGCAATTTCGTTGACTCCATTGCCAGCAGCCATATTTGTACAGGTGTGAAAATTGGTGACCAGTGGATTGCCCAGGCGGTGTTTTCAATCGCATCCGGTGACGCAGAGATACTGATTATTTCTGTCGATCCAAAGTGGCAGGGGCAGGGTGTCGCAAGCCAGTTGCTCGATACTATGTGCGAAATACTGGAAGACTACGCTGCAGAGATTTTTCTCGAAGTGCGTGAGTCGAACGAAGCGGCAATTCGGTTGTACGAAAAATGCGGGTTCAACTGTCTGGGCATTCGCCCCAATTATTACCCGCGGAAAAAAGGGCGAGAAGACGCCCATATTTATGGTAAAAGCCTGCGCATCGGCTGA
- a CDS encoding spondin domain-containing protein: MYASLKKAVAITLASLVFTTAVNAEPERDRPQHQYKITITNITKHQSFTPFIVASHKPAVHFFSLGEPASEAITNIAEGGDTSLLAEQLSNSRGVSDIAKSEGLLAAGSSVEITIAAAAGVRTLSLAAMLLPTNDTFVALDAVALPTQRAQTSLAYAYDAGSETNSETCATIPGPLCGGIPFSPEDSGEGFVHVAAGISGSGDIDAAQYDWRGPVAKVVIERL, from the coding sequence ATGTATGCATCATTAAAGAAAGCCGTTGCGATTACGCTGGCCAGCCTGGTATTTACCACCGCGGTGAACGCAGAACCAGAGCGTGATCGACCGCAACACCAGTATAAAATCACCATCACCAACATTACCAAACACCAAAGCTTTACACCTTTTATAGTCGCCAGCCATAAACCTGCTGTGCATTTTTTCAGCTTGGGCGAACCTGCGAGCGAGGCGATAACCAATATCGCGGAAGGGGGAGATACGAGTCTCTTGGCGGAACAGCTGTCCAACAGCCGTGGCGTGAGTGATATTGCGAAAAGCGAAGGCTTGCTGGCGGCAGGTTCTTCTGTTGAGATAACCATTGCAGCGGCTGCAGGAGTACGAACCCTGTCGCTGGCGGCCATGTTGCTGCCTACTAACGATACCTTTGTCGCGTTGGATGCCGTAGCCCTACCAACACAGCGTGCGCAGACCTCCCTGGCCTACGCGTACGATGCTGGTTCAGAGACGAATAGTGAAACTTGCGCCACAATCCCCGGCCCCTTGTGCGGAGGTATCCCGTTTTCACCAGAGGATTCAGGAGAAGGCTTTGTTCATGTCGCCGCGGGTATCAGCGGTAGTGGGGACATTGACGCGGCACAATACGATTGGCGCGGCCCCGTCGCAAAAGTGGTGATTGAGCGGCTATAA
- a CDS encoding outer membrane beta-barrel protein, whose product MNIKELSCSVVLSLLSSVCAAEAFHPFSVGGGIGTADITLEGLPFEQEDEIVGLTGSLGYSFTRNLGVSYRWSSQDESDFLDFFDFDPDLELVRNDLLANYTHYFGRGFIRAHLGLSAWRSKGNVRETQVTGFEYMDFDSAKWDIEKHTTYKANYTKESVDPVVGVAVGFDIRRRVEFVLGYDYMNTDYFKLGSTSFIVNVRI is encoded by the coding sequence ATGAATATTAAAGAATTATCTTGCTCAGTTGTTTTAAGTTTACTTTCCTCCGTCTGTGCAGCAGAGGCATTTCACCCCTTTTCAGTGGGGGGTGGCATAGGTACCGCAGACATCACCCTGGAGGGCTTACCGTTCGAACAGGAGGATGAAATAGTTGGTTTGACCGGGAGCCTGGGCTACAGCTTCACGCGAAACCTCGGGGTGTCTTATCGCTGGAGCTCCCAGGATGAGTCCGATTTTTTAGATTTTTTTGATTTCGATCCAGATCTCGAGCTGGTGCGAAACGACCTTCTCGCCAATTACACCCACTATTTTGGTCGTGGTTTCATTCGGGCACACCTCGGTCTGAGCGCCTGGCGTTCCAAAGGTAATGTGCGAGAGACGCAGGTAACAGGATTTGAGTATATGGATTTTGATTCAGCTAAGTGGGATATAGAAAAACACACCACCTACAAAGCGAATTACACCAAAGAAAGCGTGGACCCGGTGGTGGGTGTTGCGGTCGGCTTTGATATTCGCCGCCGTGTGGAATTCGTATTGGGTTACGATTATATGAATACGGATTACTTTAAGTTGGGTAGTACGTCGTTTATTGTTAATGTTCGAATCTAA
- the pgm gene encoding phosphoglucomutase (alpha-D-glucose-1,6-bisphosphate-dependent), whose protein sequence is MALHERAGLPVEEQDLTNIPRLISEYYTRIPTTAEQPVAFGTSGHRGTSLTGTFTETHIAAVCQALAEYRQQQGVDGPMYVGIDTHALSESAFITSVEVLSANGVQLIVQAGRGYTPTPVISHAILAYNGGRSEHLADGIVITPSHNPPQDGGFKYNPPNGGPADTDVTQIIQDRANQIIDGNNREVKRQNFSTAWASDSVTEYDFIKPYVDDLGKVLDMTAIANAGVRIGVDPLGGSGIAYWDVIADTWGVNIEMVSRRVDPNFSFMTLDKDGKIRMDCSSPYAMAGLIGMKDKFDIAIGNDPDYDRHGIVTPTGLMNPNHYLAVAIQYLFSHRTQWSSDLAIGKTLVSSSMIDRVASSLGRQLAEVPVGFKWFVDGLYEGRYGFGGEESAGASFLRRDGNVWSTDKDGIILGLLAAEICAVTEKDPSQHYAALTQEFGAPVYTRIDAPANSAQKNCLKKLSADSVAATELAGEAITQKLTHAPGNNAAIGGLKVCTENGWFAARPSGTEEIYKIYAESFKGKEHLDSILSEAQEIVGNTFKAAGV, encoded by the coding sequence ATGGCGTTACATGAGCGTGCAGGACTCCCGGTGGAGGAGCAGGATCTCACAAACATTCCGCGTTTAATCAGTGAATATTACACGCGAATTCCCACAACGGCAGAACAACCCGTAGCATTTGGTACTTCGGGTCACCGAGGCACGTCATTGACCGGCACCTTCACCGAAACCCATATCGCGGCCGTTTGTCAGGCGCTGGCGGAATACCGTCAGCAACAGGGTGTTGACGGGCCGATGTATGTCGGTATCGATACCCATGCCCTTTCAGAAAGCGCATTCATCACCTCGGTGGAAGTGCTTAGCGCGAATGGCGTGCAGCTTATTGTACAGGCCGGCCGCGGCTACACCCCGACGCCAGTTATCTCTCACGCCATACTCGCCTACAACGGCGGGCGCAGCGAACACCTGGCAGACGGAATTGTTATCACCCCATCTCACAATCCCCCGCAGGATGGTGGCTTTAAATACAACCCACCCAACGGCGGCCCGGCGGATACCGATGTCACGCAAATTATTCAGGATCGCGCCAACCAGATTATCGACGGCAACAACCGCGAGGTTAAACGGCAGAACTTCAGCACCGCCTGGGCGAGTGATTCAGTCACCGAGTACGATTTCATAAAACCCTATGTGGACGACTTGGGCAAAGTACTGGATATGACAGCTATCGCCAACGCGGGTGTGCGCATCGGTGTCGACCCTCTCGGCGGCAGCGGCATTGCTTACTGGGATGTGATTGCCGACACCTGGGGCGTAAATATCGAAATGGTGAGCCGCAGAGTCGACCCCAATTTCTCGTTTATGACGCTTGATAAAGATGGGAAAATCCGCATGGATTGTTCATCGCCATACGCGATGGCGGGCCTGATCGGCATGAAAGACAAGTTCGATATCGCCATCGGCAACGACCCGGATTACGACCGCCACGGCATCGTAACCCCGACTGGGCTGATGAACCCAAATCACTACCTGGCCGTCGCCATTCAATATCTATTCTCTCACCGCACCCAGTGGAGCAGCGACCTCGCTATTGGCAAAACGCTGGTCTCCTCCAGCATGATCGACCGCGTCGCCAGCTCGCTTGGTCGCCAGTTGGCAGAGGTGCCTGTCGGCTTTAAATGGTTCGTGGATGGCTTGTACGAAGGCCGCTATGGCTTCGGTGGCGAAGAAAGCGCGGGCGCATCCTTCCTGCGCCGCGACGGGAACGTCTGGTCGACCGATAAAGACGGTATTATTCTCGGCCTTCTTGCTGCAGAAATTTGCGCGGTTACCGAAAAAGACCCGTCGCAACATTACGCAGCCTTAACCCAAGAATTCGGTGCACCTGTGTATACACGTATAGACGCACCCGCAAACTCCGCGCAGAAAAATTGCTTGAAGAAACTCAGCGCCGACAGCGTAGCCGCAACGGAACTTGCCGGCGAAGCCATCACCCAAAAACTCACGCACGCGCCTGGCAACAACGCCGCAATCGGCGGATTAAAAGTGTGTACAGAAAACGGCTGGTTTGCCGCACGGCCTTCAGGTACTGAGGAGATCTACAAGATTTACGCGGAGAGCTTTAAAGGCAAAGAGCACCTGGACTCAATTCTCAGCGAAGCGCAAGAGATTGTAGGGAACACGTTTAAAGCGGCAGGCGTTTAA
- a CDS encoding monovalent cation:proton antiporter-2 (CPA2) family protein, producing MDHHGILVFLAYLLAAMVAVPIFKRLGLGAILGYLVAGTVLGPQILHVVTNPDDALHLAEFGIVMLLFVIGLELNPQKLWEMRTQILLMGGGQLLGSAVVIALLCHFLFNFDWQIALLLGLTLGLSSTAFAVQLMDEQGVMATDLGRKGFSMLLLQDMAVIPILVLVSAFAPQIATAGHTTAPWWYGPLAIAGVLLLGRFAINPLLTIIAATNIRELLTAAALFIVIGTAFLMQSVGFSMGLGAFLAGIVLANCSFRHQLETDIEPFKGLLLGLFFMAVGMTLNLQLLVAKPLLIFGLAVGLMLLKTAVITLLCRSRSTDIWDALALGLMLSQGGEFAFVVLTKMVNFGVADNATRDIVVIVVGVSMALTSPALMLFNLWRKRHQDTPRSYDKIDNEEPEVIIAGLGRFGQIAARILAANEMHFSALDKDASHVDFVRKFGNKIYYGDATRLDLLNAAGLAHARLLLVAVDDEKDSLTIVDNVQSAYPNLKIIVRAHNRAHAYQLFARKVDVVVRETFESGLIAARHTLELLGYTESQALNKIEIFRQHDEQMLMNAVAHKEDLTKLQQIAMEGRRELEELFKQDTHH from the coding sequence ATGGACCATCACGGCATTCTTGTTTTTCTGGCTTACCTGCTGGCAGCGATGGTAGCTGTGCCAATTTTTAAGCGCTTGGGGTTAGGTGCCATTCTCGGGTACCTGGTAGCCGGTACCGTGCTTGGGCCGCAAATCCTTCATGTGGTAACCAACCCCGACGATGCCCTTCATCTGGCAGAGTTTGGTATTGTCATGCTGCTGTTTGTTATCGGGCTGGAGCTCAACCCACAGAAATTATGGGAGATGCGTACCCAGATACTGCTGATGGGCGGCGGTCAATTACTGGGGTCGGCGGTTGTTATCGCGCTCTTGTGCCACTTCCTGTTTAACTTTGATTGGCAGATAGCCTTGCTATTGGGCTTAACGCTTGGCTTGTCGTCCACCGCCTTTGCCGTGCAGCTTATGGATGAGCAAGGTGTAATGGCAACAGACCTCGGCCGCAAAGGCTTCTCGATGCTGTTGCTGCAGGATATGGCAGTGATACCGATTCTGGTTCTGGTAAGCGCCTTTGCCCCGCAAATCGCCACCGCAGGGCATACCACCGCACCCTGGTGGTACGGCCCCCTGGCCATCGCCGGTGTACTGTTGTTGGGTCGTTTTGCCATCAACCCGCTGCTAACCATTATCGCCGCCACCAATATTCGCGAACTACTCACCGCAGCGGCCCTGTTTATCGTTATCGGCACGGCGTTTTTGATGCAGAGCGTCGGCTTCAGTATGGGCCTGGGGGCGTTTCTGGCGGGCATCGTGCTCGCCAACTGCAGCTTCCGTCACCAATTGGAAACCGACATCGAACCCTTTAAGGGCCTGCTGCTTGGACTGTTTTTTATGGCCGTGGGGATGACCCTAAATCTCCAGTTGTTGGTCGCCAAGCCATTGCTTATATTCGGCCTGGCGGTGGGTCTGATGCTGCTCAAAACGGCGGTTATCACCTTGCTGTGCCGCAGCAGATCCACCGACATCTGGGACGCACTGGCGCTGGGTTTAATGCTTTCCCAGGGCGGCGAATTCGCGTTTGTGGTGCTTACGAAGATGGTCAATTTTGGCGTCGCCGATAACGCAACACGCGATATCGTGGTGATTGTCGTGGGTGTATCCATGGCGCTCACCTCGCCCGCGCTAATGCTGTTCAATCTATGGCGCAAGCGGCATCAGGACACACCGCGCAGTTACGACAAAATCGACAACGAAGAACCCGAAGTGATTATCGCAGGACTCGGGCGTTTCGGTCAGATCGCGGCCCGTATTCTCGCCGCTAACGAAATGCACTTCTCAGCACTGGATAAAGACGCAAGCCACGTGGATTTTGTGCGCAAATTTGGCAACAAAATCTACTACGGGGATGCAACCCGCCTAGACCTGCTCAACGCCGCCGGGTTGGCCCACGCGCGACTGCTCCTCGTGGCGGTAGACGACGAAAAAGACTCATTGACGATTGTCGACAATGTGCAAAGCGCCTACCCCAACTTAAAAATTATTGTCCGTGCCCATAACCGCGCCCACGCCTACCAGCTATTCGCGCGCAAAGTGGACGTAGTCGTGCGGGAAACCTTTGAGAGCGGGCTGATCGCTGCCCGTCACACCCTGGAGTTACTCGGCTACACCGAGAGCCAGGCGCTGAATAAAATTGAAATTTTCCGTCAGCACGATGAACAGATGCTGATGAACGCCGTCGCTCACAAGGAGGATCTGACCAAGCTGCAACAAATCGCTATGGAGGGCCGCCGGGAGCTGGAGGAGTTGTTTAAACAAGATACCCATCACTGA
- a CDS encoding GTP-binding protein produces MSELKFVITGTAGVGKSTAINAISDIPTINTDAETTDELQALKQTTTVAFDFGEVVLDEDTRIRLYGTPGQERFRHMWEIIADGALGLIILVDNTRADPIADMNMYINNFAELIDTTAFVVGVTRWDQNGKTSPDQYVTALEQRGLFAPVIETDPRSRDDVVLLLDSLMSVLEFA; encoded by the coding sequence GTGAGCGAATTGAAATTTGTGATTACGGGTACGGCTGGCGTGGGAAAGTCCACAGCAATCAATGCAATAAGCGATATCCCGACAATAAATACCGATGCAGAAACCACCGATGAACTCCAAGCCCTGAAGCAGACGACCACGGTTGCCTTTGATTTTGGTGAGGTTGTGCTGGATGAAGATACGCGAATTCGTTTGTACGGTACGCCAGGGCAGGAGCGATTTCGCCATATGTGGGAAATTATCGCCGATGGTGCGCTGGGTTTAATCATTCTGGTGGATAACACACGTGCTGACCCGATCGCGGATATGAACATGTATATCAATAACTTTGCGGAATTGATCGACACCACGGCTTTTGTGGTAGGGGTCACCCGCTGGGATCAGAACGGGAAGACGTCACCGGATCAGTATGTTACAGCGCTTGAGCAGCGGGGGTTGTTTGCGCCAGTGATCGAAACAGACCCTCGCAGCCGGGATGATGTGGTGCTTTTACTGGATTCGTTGATGTCCGTATTGGAGTTTGCCTGA
- a CDS encoding roadblock/LC7 domain-containing protein, which yields MTEKTELVLKRKVVDSHLSALLDSNDGVYAALLSSTDGHAIASKARGDLTDSKLAAMTSSCLALAEKIALEAHQNNCDFVILQNENGYVALKRIGKKLVLSALAKKSVSLGLLLSSTRTTAESFQRDIGL from the coding sequence ATGACAGAAAAAACTGAGCTGGTGCTAAAGCGCAAGGTCGTTGACTCCCATTTGAGTGCATTGCTCGACTCTAATGACGGCGTTTATGCCGCTTTACTTTCCAGTACTGATGGGCATGCCATCGCGAGTAAAGCTCGGGGTGATCTAACCGACTCAAAATTAGCTGCGATGACCAGCTCGTGCCTGGCGCTGGCTGAAAAAATCGCCTTGGAGGCGCATCAAAACAATTGCGATTTTGTGATTCTCCAAAATGAAAATGGTTACGTTGCTTTAAAACGTATAGGCAAAAAACTGGTGCTCAGCGCGTTGGCCAAAAAATCGGTAAGCCTGGGCCTGTTGTTATCGTCAACCCGTACGACAGCGGAAAGTTTCCAGCGTGATATTGGTCTTTAG